The proteins below are encoded in one region of Amycolatopsis acidiphila:
- the gatA gene encoding Asp-tRNA(Asn)/Glu-tRNA(Gln) amidotransferase subunit GatA, with translation MTELTRLTAAELAEKIAAGEVSAVEVTQAHLDRISQVDDFVHAFLHVDAEGALAAAKAVDEADQRASALAGVPLALKDVLTTKGIPTTCGSRTLEGWIPPYDATVTRRLREAGIPILGKTNMDEFAMGSSTENSAYGPTHNPWDHGRIPGGSGGGSSASLAAFEAPLAIGTDTGGSIRQPGAVTGTVGVKPTYGGVSRYGLVAFSSSLDQAGPCARTVLDAALLHEVIAGHDPMDSTSIDAPVPPVVAAAREGLRGDLKGVKVGVVKEFSGEGYQAGVQRSFEAAVDQLRALGAEVVEVSCPHFVYALPAYYLIAPSEASSNLARFDAMRYGLRVSDDGSHSAEEVMALTREKGFGAEVKRRIMLGTYALSSGYYDAYYGSAQKVRTLITRDFDAAFEKVDVLVSPTTPTTAFKLGERVDDPMAMYLADLCTIPSNLAGNAAMSVPSGLSDEDGMPVGLQIMAPALADDRLYRIGAAYEVARGSFIERVPELKGVSA, from the coding sequence GTGACCGAGTTAACAAGGCTGACGGCCGCCGAGCTGGCCGAGAAGATCGCCGCCGGCGAGGTGTCGGCGGTCGAGGTCACCCAGGCGCACCTGGACCGGATCTCGCAGGTGGACGACTTCGTGCACGCCTTCCTGCACGTGGACGCCGAGGGCGCGCTCGCCGCGGCCAAGGCCGTCGACGAGGCGGACCAGCGGGCCTCCGCGCTCGCCGGCGTGCCGCTCGCGCTCAAGGACGTCCTGACCACCAAGGGCATCCCGACGACCTGCGGGTCGCGGACCCTCGAGGGCTGGATCCCGCCGTACGACGCGACGGTCACCCGGCGGCTGCGCGAGGCGGGCATCCCGATCCTCGGCAAGACCAACATGGACGAGTTCGCGATGGGCTCGTCCACCGAGAACTCCGCCTACGGCCCGACGCACAACCCGTGGGACCACGGCCGGATCCCCGGCGGTTCGGGCGGTGGCTCGTCGGCTTCGCTGGCCGCGTTCGAGGCGCCGCTGGCGATCGGCACGGACACCGGCGGCTCGATCCGCCAGCCCGGCGCCGTCACCGGCACCGTCGGCGTGAAGCCCACCTACGGCGGGGTCTCCCGCTACGGGCTGGTGGCGTTCTCGTCGTCGCTCGACCAGGCGGGCCCGTGTGCCCGCACGGTGCTCGACGCCGCGCTGCTGCACGAGGTCATCGCCGGGCACGACCCGATGGACTCCACCTCGATCGACGCGCCGGTGCCGCCGGTCGTCGCGGCCGCCCGCGAGGGCCTGCGCGGCGACCTCAAGGGCGTCAAGGTCGGCGTGGTCAAGGAGTTCAGCGGCGAGGGCTACCAGGCGGGCGTGCAGCGCTCGTTCGAGGCGGCCGTCGACCAGCTGCGCGCGCTGGGCGCCGAGGTCGTCGAGGTGTCCTGCCCGCACTTCGTCTACGCGCTGCCCGCGTACTACCTGATCGCGCCGAGCGAGGCGTCCTCGAACCTCGCCCGGTTCGACGCGATGCGCTACGGCCTGCGGGTGTCCGACGACGGCTCCCACAGCGCCGAAGAGGTCATGGCGCTCACGCGTGAGAAGGGCTTCGGCGCCGAGGTCAAACGCCGCATCATGCTCGGCACGTACGCGCTGTCGTCGGGTTACTACGACGCCTACTACGGCTCGGCGCAGAAGGTTCGCACGCTCATCACGCGGGACTTCGACGCGGCGTTCGAGAAGGTCGACGTGCTGGTCTCGCCGACCACGCCCACCACGGCCTTCAAGCTCGGCGAGCGCGTCGACGACCCGATGGCGATGTACCTGGCCGACCTGTGCACCATCCCGTCCAACCTGGCCGGCAACGCGGCCATGAGCGTCCCCAGTGGACTGTCCGATGAGGACGGTATGCCGGTGGGGCTGCAGATCATGGCACCCGCGCTGGCCGACGAC
- a CDS encoding ACT domain-containing protein: MSFLIRVQLPDSPGTLGAVATALGTIGADILSVDVVERTGGVAIDDLVIELPSGRLPDALITAAESIPGVEVDAVRPYAGVLDTHRELELVEEIAAQPASGLETLVEGVPRIIRAGWSIVVTHAEGGIQRLASSSAAPEVPITHLPWLPLERATVLDGEDDWVPETWQELGTELAATPLGKPGKALLVGRPGGPMFRAAEVARLAHFAGIVAVVLDG; the protein is encoded by the coding sequence TTGTCCTTCCTGATCCGGGTTCAGCTCCCGGACTCGCCAGGGACCCTCGGGGCGGTCGCCACGGCACTGGGCACCATCGGGGCGGACATCCTCAGCGTGGACGTGGTCGAGCGCACCGGCGGGGTGGCGATCGACGACCTGGTGATCGAACTGCCGTCCGGCCGCCTGCCCGACGCACTGATCACCGCCGCCGAGAGCATCCCCGGGGTCGAGGTGGACGCGGTGCGCCCGTACGCGGGCGTGCTCGACACCCACCGTGAGCTCGAACTGGTGGAGGAGATCGCGGCCCAGCCCGCCTCCGGCCTGGAGACGCTGGTGGAGGGCGTGCCGCGGATCATCCGTGCCGGCTGGTCGATCGTGGTGACCCACGCCGAGGGCGGCATCCAGCGGCTCGCGTCGTCGAGTGCCGCGCCCGAGGTGCCGATCACGCACCTGCCGTGGCTGCCGCTCGAACGCGCCACGGTGCTCGACGGCGAGGACGACTGGGTGCCCGAGACCTGGCAGGAGCTGGGCACCGAGCTGGCCGCGACGCCACTGGGGAAGCCGGGGAAGGCGCTGCTCGTGGGCAGGCCCGGCGGGCCGATGTTCCGGGCGGCGGAGGTCGCGCGGCTGGCGCACTTCGCCGGGATCGTCGCCGTCGTGCTCGACGGCTGA
- the ligA gene encoding NAD-dependent DNA ligase LigA, whose product MSEAQDVTDVPAEVRERYGALADEVRGHQFRYYVLDSPTISDGQFDELLHRLEAMEAEYPSLVTPESPTQNVGGTFSTEFAAYDHLERMLSLDNVFDTEEMLAWIERVEREVGGSTQYLAELKIDGLAINLLYEQGKLTRALTRGDGRTGEDVTLNVRTLDQVPDRLTGTDEFPVPALVEVRGEVFFRVEDFLELNAKLVEAGKPPFANPRNTAAGSLRQKDPRVTRSRRLRLICHGLGRREGFEPGRQSEAYDALRAWGLPVSTHTKVFTTAEEVLDHIRYWGEHRHDAEHEIDGIVIKVDQVSLQRRLGTTSRAPRWAIAYKYAPEEAITKLLDIQVNVGRTGRVTPFAVMEPVKVAGSTVAMATLHNAEEVKRKGVLIGDRVVIRKAGDVIPEVLGPVADARTGDEREFVMPTRCPECFTPLAHQKEGDVDIRCPNARSCPAQLRERLFHLAGRGAFDIEVLGYEAATALLESGVVVDEGDIFDLDTEKLERVELFRTKAGDLSANARKLLANLDTAKDRPLWKVLVGLSIRHVGPTAAQALAREFGSLEAIEAASEEELADVDGVGPTIAAAVEEWFGVDWHREVVDKWRRAGVRMAEERDESIPRNLEGLSIVVTGSLSTYSRDEAKEAIMSRGGKAAGSVSKKTAFVVVGDAPGSKYDKAVQLKVPVLDEGGFQVLLDRGPDAAAEVALPAGEEEPADE is encoded by the coding sequence GTGAGTGAAGCTCAGGACGTGACGGACGTGCCCGCCGAGGTACGGGAGCGGTACGGCGCGCTGGCGGACGAGGTCCGCGGCCACCAGTTCCGCTACTACGTGCTGGACTCGCCGACGATCTCCGACGGTCAGTTCGACGAGCTGCTGCACCGGCTCGAGGCCATGGAGGCGGAGTACCCGTCCCTGGTAACGCCGGAGTCGCCGACGCAGAACGTGGGCGGCACGTTCTCCACCGAGTTCGCCGCGTACGACCATCTCGAGCGCATGCTCAGCCTGGACAACGTCTTCGACACCGAGGAGATGCTCGCCTGGATCGAGCGCGTCGAGCGCGAGGTCGGCGGGTCCACGCAGTACCTGGCGGAGCTGAAGATCGACGGGCTGGCCATCAACCTGCTCTACGAACAGGGCAAGCTCACACGCGCGCTCACCCGCGGCGACGGGCGCACGGGTGAGGACGTCACGCTGAACGTCCGCACCCTCGACCAGGTGCCGGACAGGCTCACCGGCACCGACGAGTTCCCGGTGCCCGCGCTGGTCGAGGTGCGCGGCGAGGTGTTCTTCCGCGTCGAGGACTTCCTGGAGCTGAACGCGAAGCTCGTCGAGGCGGGCAAGCCGCCGTTCGCGAACCCGCGCAACACGGCGGCGGGATCGTTGCGGCAGAAGGATCCCCGTGTCACCCGCAGCCGTCGCCTGCGGCTGATCTGCCACGGCCTCGGCAGACGCGAGGGCTTCGAGCCCGGGCGCCAGTCGGAGGCGTACGACGCGCTGCGGGCGTGGGGCCTGCCGGTGTCCACGCACACCAAGGTCTTCACCACCGCGGAGGAGGTGCTCGACCACATCCGGTACTGGGGCGAGCACCGGCACGACGCCGAGCACGAGATCGACGGCATCGTGATCAAGGTCGACCAGGTGTCGCTGCAGCGCAGGCTCGGCACCACGTCGCGGGCGCCGCGCTGGGCGATCGCGTACAAGTACGCGCCGGAGGAGGCGATCACGAAGCTGCTCGACATCCAGGTGAACGTCGGGCGCACCGGCCGGGTCACGCCGTTCGCGGTGATGGAGCCGGTGAAAGTGGCCGGGTCGACGGTCGCCATGGCCACCCTGCACAACGCCGAGGAGGTCAAGCGCAAGGGCGTGCTGATCGGCGACAGGGTGGTCATCCGCAAGGCCGGTGACGTGATCCCCGAGGTGCTCGGCCCGGTCGCCGACGCCCGCACGGGTGACGAGCGCGAGTTCGTGATGCCCACCCGGTGCCCGGAGTGCTTCACGCCGCTGGCGCACCAGAAGGAGGGCGACGTCGACATCCGCTGCCCGAACGCGCGCTCGTGTCCCGCGCAGCTGCGGGAGCGGCTGTTCCACCTGGCCGGGCGCGGCGCGTTCGACATCGAGGTGCTGGGCTACGAGGCGGCCACCGCGCTGCTGGAGTCCGGGGTGGTGGTCGACGAGGGCGACATCTTCGACCTGGACACCGAGAAGCTCGAGCGGGTGGAGCTGTTCCGCACCAAGGCCGGTGACCTGTCGGCCAACGCGCGCAAGCTGCTGGCGAACCTGGACACGGCGAAGGACCGTCCGCTCTGGAAGGTGCTGGTGGGCCTGTCCATCAGGCATGTCGGCCCGACGGCGGCGCAGGCGCTCGCGCGCGAGTTCGGCTCGCTGGAGGCGATCGAGGCCGCGAGCGAGGAGGAACTGGCCGATGTGGACGGTGTCGGCCCGACCATCGCGGCGGCGGTGGAGGAGTGGTTCGGCGTCGACTGGCACCGCGAGGTCGTGGACAAGTGGCGCCGTGCGGGGGTCCGGATGGCGGAGGAGCGGGACGAGTCGATCCCGCGCAACCTCGAGGGCCTCTCGATCGTCGTGACGGGCTCGCTGTCGACGTACTCGCGGGACGAGGCCAAGGAAGCCATCATGTCGCGCGGTGGCAAGGCGGCGGGTTCGGTGTCGAAGAAGACGGCGTTCGTCGTGGTGGGGGACGCACCGGGCTCGAAGTACGACAAGGCGGTGCAGCTGAAGGTCCCGGTGCTCGACGAGGGCGGCTTCCAGGTGCTGCTGGACCGGGGCCCCGACGCCGCGGCGGAGGTGGCCCTGCCCGCCGGCGAGGAGGAGCCCGCCGATGAGTGA
- a CDS encoding uroporphyrinogen decarboxylase/cobalamine-independent methonine synthase family protein, with protein MSERAWPAGAATGVGSMPGTDAGEATAVVFGELPDFPYLPELPARGVGADLLGRSAAFLVDLAVEEVPSGYRVAAHPGHDHRRAVDLLRWDLDALQEVATGATVIKTQLAGPWTLTAGIELPRGHRALTDRGAVREFTESMLEGLAAHVGELKARTGAEVVVQFDEPTLPDVLAGSLSTPSGYGTVAAVEEPEARDLLSTVIERAERITGQPVVVHCCAPRPPVGLLRSAGAGALALDATLLDGSPAKLLDELGEAWDSGVHLFLGLVPALAPATPVTLHEVAAPALRLVDRLGFNRSILAERAVPTPTCGFAGSTPDWLRRALALTRDLGKAFVEPPEGW; from the coding sequence GTGAGCGAACGAGCCTGGCCCGCCGGTGCCGCGACCGGTGTCGGTTCCATGCCGGGAACCGACGCGGGTGAAGCCACCGCCGTCGTCTTCGGCGAGCTGCCCGACTTCCCGTACCTGCCCGAGCTGCCCGCGCGGGGGGTCGGCGCGGACCTGCTCGGCCGATCGGCCGCGTTCCTCGTCGACCTGGCTGTCGAGGAGGTGCCCAGCGGCTACCGGGTCGCCGCCCATCCGGGTCACGACCACCGGCGCGCGGTCGACCTCCTGCGCTGGGACCTCGACGCGCTGCAGGAGGTGGCCACCGGGGCGACGGTGATCAAGACGCAGCTCGCCGGCCCGTGGACGCTGACCGCGGGGATCGAGCTGCCCCGCGGCCATCGCGCGCTCACCGACCGGGGCGCCGTCCGCGAGTTCACCGAGTCGATGCTCGAAGGCCTCGCCGCGCACGTCGGCGAGCTGAAGGCCCGCACCGGAGCCGAGGTGGTCGTCCAGTTCGACGAGCCGACGCTGCCGGACGTCCTCGCCGGTTCGCTGTCCACCCCCTCGGGCTACGGCACGGTCGCCGCTGTCGAGGAACCCGAGGCGCGAGACCTGCTCTCGACCGTGATCGAACGAGCGGAACGGATCACCGGGCAGCCCGTGGTCGTGCACTGCTGCGCGCCGCGCCCGCCGGTCGGGCTCCTGCGCTCGGCCGGGGCGGGTGCGCTCGCGCTCGACGCGACCCTGCTCGACGGCTCGCCCGCGAAGCTGCTCGACGAGCTCGGCGAGGCGTGGGACAGCGGTGTGCACCTGTTCCTCGGCCTCGTGCCCGCGCTCGCGCCCGCGACGCCGGTGACACTGCACGAAGTGGCCGCGCCGGCGCTGCGGCTGGTGGACCGGCTCGGCTTCAACCGGTCCATCCTCGCCGAGCGCGCCGTGCCGACCCCGACATGCGGCTTCGCCGGCTCGACGCCCGACTGGCTGCGTCGTGCGCTGGCGCTGACCCGCGATCTGGGCAAAGCGTTCGTGGAGCCCCCGGAAGGCTGGTAG
- a CDS encoding GNAT family N-acetyltransferase, translating to MSEVVVRPARPQELSPVGALTVAAYEADGLLVANPEYVHELSDASRRAEHGELLVAVNADGELLGSVTIVRPGTEFAEISRDDELEFRMLSTTPAARGRGVGEALTRAVLDRARELGLRRVVLSSLDAMKAAHRLYERIGFTRLPERDWQPVPGCWLRAYTLDV from the coding sequence ATGAGTGAGGTCGTGGTGCGCCCGGCCCGGCCGCAGGAGCTCTCCCCGGTCGGCGCGCTCACGGTGGCCGCATACGAGGCGGACGGCCTGCTGGTCGCGAACCCGGAGTACGTGCACGAGCTGTCGGATGCCTCGCGCCGCGCCGAACACGGCGAGCTGCTGGTGGCGGTGAACGCCGACGGTGAGCTGCTCGGCTCCGTCACGATCGTGCGTCCCGGTACCGAGTTCGCCGAGATCTCCCGCGATGACGAGCTGGAGTTCCGCATGCTGTCGACGACCCCCGCGGCCCGCGGCCGGGGCGTCGGCGAGGCCCTGACCCGCGCCGTGCTGGACCGCGCGAGGGAGCTCGGCCTGCGCCGGGTGGTGCTCAGCAGCCTGGACGCCATGAAGGCGGCCCACCGCCTCTACGAGCGAATCGGCTTCACCCGTCTCCCCGAGCGCGACTGGCAACCGGTTCCCGGCTGCTGGCTCCGCGCCTACACCCTCGACGTCTGA
- the gatC gene encoding Asp-tRNA(Asn)/Glu-tRNA(Gln) amidotransferase subunit GatC codes for MPNISRDEVAHLAKLAHLAVTAEELDVFAGQLDQILDSVAKVGEVAGEDIPPTSHAVPLTNVFREDVERPGLTQQQALASAPAAEEGRFRVPRILGEEQ; via the coding sequence GTGCCCAACATTTCCCGTGACGAGGTCGCGCATCTCGCCAAACTCGCACATCTGGCGGTGACCGCCGAGGAACTCGACGTCTTCGCAGGTCAGCTGGACCAGATCCTCGACTCGGTCGCCAAGGTCGGCGAGGTCGCGGGCGAGGACATCCCGCCCACCTCGCACGCCGTGCCGCTGACCAACGTCTTCCGCGAAGACGTCGAGCGCCCGGGGCTGACGCAGCAGCAGGCGCTCGCGAGCGCGCCCGCCGCCGAAGAGGGCCGGTTCCGCGTGCCGCGGATCCTGGGGGAGGAACAGTGA
- a CDS encoding LURP-one-related/scramblase family protein: MTSDSRRAGGGTLFTEPILVVNQKARLVETVTEFAVFDQHGRQLGAVVEVGQGLFRKTIRLFTNYDQFLSHRFEVRDIGGSVVLKVTRPAKMVRSRFLVTRADGTPIGEIAQENVFGKIRFSFTAGGQPVGQLRAENWRAWNFSITDAAGTEVARVTKTFAGVLKEAFTTADNYVVEVYDHLSDPLASMVVAAALTVDTALKQDQHDT; the protein is encoded by the coding sequence ATGACGAGTGATTCGCGGCGGGCCGGCGGCGGCACGCTGTTCACCGAGCCGATCCTGGTGGTGAACCAGAAGGCCAGACTGGTGGAGACGGTCACCGAATTCGCCGTCTTCGACCAGCACGGCAGGCAGCTCGGCGCGGTGGTCGAGGTCGGGCAGGGGCTGTTCCGGAAAACGATCCGGCTGTTCACGAATTACGACCAGTTTCTGTCCCATCGTTTCGAAGTACGGGACATCGGCGGCAGTGTCGTGCTGAAAGTGACCAGGCCTGCGAAAATGGTGCGTTCCCGCTTTCTGGTGACCCGAGCGGACGGCACCCCGATCGGCGAGATCGCGCAGGAGAACGTGTTCGGCAAGATCCGGTTCTCGTTCACCGCGGGCGGGCAGCCGGTCGGCCAGCTGCGCGCGGAGAACTGGCGTGCCTGGAACTTCTCGATCACCGACGCGGCGGGCACCGAGGTCGCCCGCGTCACCAAGACCTTCGCCGGGGTGCTGAAGGAGGCGTTCACGACCGCCGACAACTACGTCGTCGAGGTGTACGACCACCTGTCCGACCCGCTCGCGAGCATGGTCGTCGCCGCCGCGCTGACCGTCGACACCGCCCTCAAGCAGGACCAACACGACACGTGA